A window from Kluyveromyces lactis strain NRRL Y-1140 chromosome E complete sequence encodes these proteins:
- the SEC66 gene encoding Sec63 complex subunit SEC66 (similar to uniprot|P33754 Saccharomyces cerevisiae YBR171W SEC66 Non-essential subunit of Sec63 complex (Sec63p Sec62p Sec66p and Sec72p) with Sec61 complex Kar2p/BiP and Lhs1p forms a channel competent for SRP-dependent and post-translational SRP-independent protein targeting and import into the ER): MSDNGTHFNETFFEGQEKPEIKVVSVYTPLVYVSILVISLMIFASKYRRSQVKKLAELPSIFDEHEARDLYFAIAELAETEQLHPKVVKAALLNRGAEAVRRTIKLREVAVQIEILYKNGSVDDKYWQRYQNEMKLVDLELKSCIEEAERLQPDWPQAFVNLCREICFNQALQRRYDSILDRKNIFQKLYQLKLDDNGKLIQ; the protein is encoded by the coding sequence atgTCAGATAACGGAACGCATTTCAACGAGACTTTTTTCGAAGGGCAAGAGAAGCCTGAAATCAAGGTGGTCAGCGTTTACACACCGTTAGTTTATGTTTCGATCTTGGTAATATCTTTAATGATCTTTGCATCCAAGTATAGGAGGAGTCAAGTCAAGAAACTAGCTGAATTACCAAGCATTTTTGATGAACATGAAGCCCGTGATTTATATTTTGCAATTGCAGAATTAGCTGAAACAGAACAACTTCACCCTAAGGTGGTTAAAGCTGCTCTGTTGAACCGTGGTGCAGAAGCTGTAAGACGTACCATTAAATTAAGAGAGGTCGCCGTTCAAATTGAGATCTTGTATAAGAATGGGTCCGTTGATGATAAGTATTGGCAAAGGTACCAAAACGAAATGAAATTGGTTGatcttgaattgaaaagttgcATCGAAGAAGCAGAAAGATTACAACCAGATTGGCCCCAAGCATTTGTGAATCTATGTAGAGAAATCTGTTTCAACCAAGCTTTACAAAGACGTTACGATTCCATTTTAGATAGAAAGaacattttccaaaaactATACCAATTGAAGTTGGATGACAACGGTAAACTAATTCAGTAA
- the SSE2 gene encoding adenyl-nucleotide exchange factor SSE2 (highly similar to uniprot|P32589 Saccharomyces cerevisiae YPL106C SSE1 HSP70 family member highly homologous to Ssa1p and Sse2p), with protein sequence MSIPFGLDLGNNNAVLAVARNRGIDVVVNEVSNRSTPALVSFGQKNRFVGESGKNKQTSNIKNTVDNLKRIIGLDYDHPDFKEESKHFSAKLVKLDDGKIGTQVRFGGEQQVYSATQVVAMFINKVKSTVIEETKGNITDVAIAVPTWYTEEQKYAIADAARIAGLNPVRIVNDITAAAVSYGVFKTDLPEGEEKPRIVAFVDIGHSSYTCSIGAFKKGELKVLGTAYDKHFGGRDFDHAITEHFADEFKGKYKIDIRENAKAYNRVLSAAEKLKKVLSANTAAPLNIESVMNDVDVSSQLSREELEELVSSLLERVTDPVTKALKQANLTAEDVDFVEIIGGTTRIPCLKDAISKAFNKPLSTTLNQDEAIAKGAAFVCAIHSPTMRVRPFKFEDVHPYSVSYYWDKQVEDEDHLEVFPAGSTYPSTKLITLHRTGDFTIEAKYTNKAELPEDVPVQIAKWEVNGVQLNEGESSIPVKLKLRCDPSGLHTVEDAYTIHDIEVEELVPPPADAPEGTEPEYKKVTKTVKKDSLTIVAHTFALDEKTLNELIEKENELSAQDKLVFETEDRKNTLEEYIYTLRGKLDEEYAPFASDEEKEKLRNMLAKAEEWLYDDGYDSTKGKYIAKYEELASIGNVIRGRYLAKEEEKKQALRAKQESSRMAELAEKLAAQRKAAAESNEEKPANGEGDVDMD encoded by the coding sequence ATGAGTATTCCATTCGGTTTAGATTTAGGTAATAACAATGCTGTTTTGGCTGTTGCCAGAAACAGAGGTATTGACGTTGTTGTGAACGAAGTTTCCAACCGTTCTACCCCAGCTCTGGTCAGTTTCGGTCAAAAGAACAGATTTGTTGGTGAATCTGGTAAGAACAAGCAAACATCCAACATTAAGAACACTGTTGACAACTTGAAGAGAATCATTGGTTTGGACTACGACCACCCAGACTTCAAGGAAGAAAGCAAGCACTTTTCCGCAAAGTTGGTTAAGCTGGATGATGGTAAGATTGGTACCCAGGTCAGATTTGGTGGTGAACAACAAGTCTATTCTGCCACTCAAGTGGTGGCAATGTTCATTAACAAGGTCAAGTCCACCGTTATTGAAGAGACCAAGGGTAACATCACCGATGTTGCTATCGCTGTTCCAACCTGGTACactgaagaacaaaagtATGCTATCGCTGATGCTGCCAGAATTGCTGGTTTGAACCCAGTTAGAATCGTCAACGACATtactgctgctgctgtcTCTTACGGTGTTTTCAAGACCGATTTACCAGAAGGTGAAGAAAAGCCAAGAATTGTTGcctttgttgatattggTCACTCTTCTTATACCTGCTCCATTGGTGCTTTCAAGAAAGGTGAATTGAAGGTCTTGGGTACTGCTTATGATAAGCACTTTGGTGGTAGAGACTTCGATCATGCCATCACTGAACACTTTGCCGATGAATTCAAGGGTAAGTACAAAATCGATATCAGAGAAAATGCCAAGGCTTACAACAGAGTCTTGAGTGCTgctgaaaagttgaagaaggtcTTGTCTGCCAACACCGCTGCCCCATTAAACATCGAATCTGTGATGAACGACGTCGATGTTTCCTCTCAATTGTCCagagaagaattggaagaattggtttcttctttgttggaACGTGTCACTGATCCAGTAACCAAGGCATTGAAACAAGCCAACTTGACTGCTGAAGATGTTGACTTCGTTGAAATCATCGGTGGTACCACTCGTATTCCTTGTTTGAAGGATGCTATCTCTAAGGCATTCAACAAGCCATTGTCTACTACTTTGAATCAAGATGAAGCTATTGCTAAGGGTGCTGCTTTTGTCTGTGCTATCCACTCTCCAACCATGAGAGTTCGTCCAtttaaatttgaagatgtcCACCCATACTCTGTGTCTTACTACTGGGACAAGcaagttgaagatgaagatcaTTTAGAAGTTTTCCCAGCTGGTTCTACTTACCCATCTACTAAGCTGATCACATTACACCGTACCGGTGACTTCACTATCGAAGCCAAATACACCAACAAAGCAGAATTACCAGAAGATGTTCCAGTCCAAATCGCTAAGTGGGAAGTTAATGGTGTTCAACTAAATGAAGGTGAATCTTCCATCCCAGTTAAACTAAAATTGAGATGTGATCCATCCGGTTTGCACACTGTTGAAGATGCTTACACTATTCACGAtattgaagttgaagaattagTCCCACCACCAGCTGATGCCCCAGAGGGTACTGAACCAGAATATAAGAAGGTCACCAAAACAGTGAAGAAAGATTCATTAACTATCGTCGCACACACCTTTGCATTGGATGAAAAGACCTTGAACGAACTGatcgaaaaggaaaatgaatTATCTGCTCAAGACAAGCTAGTTTTCGAAACAGAAGATCGTAAGAACACCTTAGAAGAATACATCTACACTTTGAGAGGAAAgttagatgaagaatatgCTCCATTCGCttcagatgaagaaaaggagaAGCTAAGAAATATGTTAGCTAAGGCTGAAGAATGGTTGTACGATGATGGTTACGATTCCACTAAAGGTAAATACATCGCTAAGTATGAAGAATTAGCCTCTATCGGTAACGTTATCAGAGGTAGATACTTGGccaaggaagaagaaaagaagcaagCTTTGAGAGCTAAACAAGAATCCTCTAGAATGGCTGAATTGGCCGAAAAGTTAGCTGCCCAAAGAAAGGCTGCTGCTGAAAGCAACGAGGAAAAACCAGCCAATGGTGAAGGTGATGTTGATATGGATTAG
- the UMP1 gene encoding Ump1p (highly similar to uniprot|P38293 Saccharomyces cerevisiae YBR173C UMP1 Short-lived chaperone required for correct maturation of the 20S proteasome degraded by proteasome upon completion of its assembly involved in ubiquitin-mediated proteolysis mutant defective in degradation of short-lived proteins) has product MPMNIVPSPDFKSAVATDKGCEHQSNAVASLPDVFREQVGARPLNTQLNDRHPLESRVRNWDETQHKRQLEQYRQIFGVAEPMKRVMELKLVQNTDFNPLNQSNLHKDVLMNKEASIDWEDVYPTSDFASGMMVADDVHTKIEKRMGI; this is encoded by the coding sequence ATGCCAATGAATATCGTTCCAAGTCCAGATTTCAAGTCTGCTGTTGCCACCGATAAGGGTTGCGAGCACCAATCGAATGCAGTAGCAAGTTTACCAGATGTATTCCGTGAACAAGTCGGTGCCCGCCCTCTGAACACTCAACTTAATGACAGACATCCATTAGAGTCGCGTGTACGCAACTGGGACGAGACCCAGCACAAAAGGCAATTGGAACAATATAGACAGATTTTCGGTGTTGCCGAACCAATGAAGAGGGTCATGGAACTGAAACTAGTACAAAACACAGACTTCAATCCTCTAAATCAATCCAACTTGCATAAGGATGTTTTAATGAACAAAGAAGCGTCCATTGACTGGGAGGACGTTTATCCAACTTCCGATTTCGCAAGTGGAATGATGGTAGCAGACGATGTACACACCAAGatagaaaagagaatgGGGATTTAA
- the SMY2 gene encoding Smy2p (weakly similar to uniprot|P32909 Saccharomyces cerevisiae YBR172C SMY2 partial suppressor of myo2-66 Kinesin-related protein suppressing myosin defects (MYO2) and to uniprot|Q02875 YPL105c), whose protein sequence is MDYQQSHQVDYISTVNSVNSQLQDFGIGSTIGSANPISGSSTPLGGVPQIHRSVSLMDTLGIQRTQSPFHNAPGNDSPSIFSQQTSIHWNMNSGINTGGGEIPFNAAGPGNGMAAGTGTGDIHTPISRPPGIITNVQQTSWQYLDHSNQVQGPFDSEIMDQWYNAGFFNESLHLMPMNSDDPFHFSGRFIMFNDLLSKTGIINPFHAFDMICFNHALASAAAPSNNMMNFGQKGSSTSLMQQHVLGQSQAHPANLSQRQPKPFDLPASNTTISSSSTTPVPVLQNMISKGLHFDNNTYANIDRNFQSPDLSHSQILQLKNEDGSYYQNTTVSVPFSKHVQAVDSFELPLESVSDKSTGSFAAKSDTYQLAPQTYQTTQPIRSVDATSIKDQYQPTNAQTEASNSTANDILQQNIPAKEPSTDPTTNSVSVEKSKEAPVKAKTEKKFNADVIQQLILEEELERKKKEEKKKKKEQKPKNIEENSKVNNRTTSSQSKSDEKKEASPWSATPKPAVQTKSLSDIQRRDAEEKRKREAERERKEREAALKLQHALLAEEQKTKFNVSSVASWANPVGTKAPAKAPVKTTSRSTPEPSADSIKYIEEQRRILEEIQNSQNKSSASPSSDSWSTIAKKKTSLDSPRPAPQINNSFLNPGNTKKKILHGSSISIPTLKKGVTSSPINYSGNQSTSARRQFLSWCRSQMKLAPGVKVDSVLEMLLSLPPSMDSKEIISDTIYANSSVMEGRSFASEFIKRRIECEKSLNDPLTWSEALALPQGSADDWEFQVVSKKKGKRN, encoded by the coding sequence ATGGACTACCAACAATCTCATCAAGTCGACTACATTAGTACTGTCAATTCAGTAAATTCGCAGTTGCAGGACTTTGGTATAGGATCCACTATTGGTAGTGCCAATCCTATCAGCGGGTCGTCAACTCCGTTAGGTGGTGTACCGCAAATACACAGGTCAGTTTCTCTGATGGATACTTTGGGAATACAAAGAACTCAATCTCCATTCCATAACGCTCCTGGGAATGATTCTCCAAGCATTTTTTCTCAGCAGACTTCTATTCATTGGAACATGAATTCCGGGATCAATACTGGCGGTGGGGAGATACCGTTCAACGCTGCTGGGCCTGGAAATGGGATGGCAGCAGGGACCGGGACTGGTGATATTCATACTCCAATATCCCGTCCACCTGGCATTATTACGAACGTGCAGCAAACTTCGTGGCAGTACTTGGACCATTCAAATCAAGTTCAAGGGCCTTTCGATTCTGAAATAATGGATCAATGGTATAATGCTGGGTTTTTCAACGAATCTTTGCATTTAATGCCTATGAATAGTGATGATCCCTTTCATTTTTCTGGTCGCTTTATCATGTTCAATGATTTATTATCAAAGACCGGGATCATCAATCCATTCCATGCGTTTGATATGATTTGTTTCAACCATGCACTCGCTTCTGCTGCTGCGCCATCAAATAATATGATGAACTTTGGCCAAAAGGGGAGTAGCACTTCCCTGATGCAGCAGCATGTATTGGGCCAATCGCAGGCCCATCCTGCCAATCTGTCTCAAAGACAACCCAAGCCATTCGATCTTCCTGCATCTAATACTACGATAAGCTCTTCGTCCACTACTCCAGTGCCAGTATTACAGAATATGATATCTAAAGGGTTGCACTTCGACAATAATACCTATGCGAATATTGACAGGAACTTCCAATCTCCAGATTTATCCCATTCTCAAATTTTGCAGTTGAAAAATGAGGACGGCTCTTACTACCAGAACACTACAGTTTCCGTACCGTTTTCCAAACACGTACAGGCAgttgattcttttgaattgcCATTAGAATCTGTAAGTGATAAAAGCACTGGTTCCTTCGCAGCTAAATCGGATACGTACCAATTAGCACCGCAAACATATCAAACTACACAACCAATTCGATCAGTTGATGCAACTTCCATTAAAGACCAATATCAACCGACCAATGCTCAAACGGAGGCTTCCAACTCCACTGCCAACGATATATTACAGCAGAATATCCCGGCGAAGGAACCCTCCACTGATCCTACTACAAACTCTGTATCGGTCGAAAAGTCAAAAGAAGCGCCCGTAAAGGCTAAGACggagaagaagttcaaCGCTGATGTCATCCAacaattgattttggaGGAAGAACTCGAACGtaagaaaaaggaagagaaaaagaagaagaaggaacaaaaaCCCAAGAATATCGAGGAGAACAGCAAAGTTAACAACCGCACGACTAGTTCTCAATCGAAATcagatgaaaagaaggaagcCTCACCATGGAGTGCTACTCCTAAGCCTGCTGTTCAAACCAAGAGCTTATCTGATATTCAGAGAAGAGATGCtgaagagaagagaaaacGAGAAGCCGAACGTGAGAGAAAAGAACGTGAAGCAGCGTTGAAACTTCAACATGCCCTTTTGGCAGAGGAACAAAAGACAAAGTTCAATGTTTCCTCCGTAGCGAGCTGGGCAAATCCAGTTGGAACGAAAGCTCCTGCTAAAGCCCCTGTTAAAACTACTTCACGATCCACTCCAGAACCATCCGCGGATAGTATCAAATATATCGAAGAGCAACGTAGaatcttggaagaaataCAAAACTCTCAAAACAAGTCATCTGCGTCACCTAGCTCCGATTCTTGGTCTACAATTGCTAAAAAGAAGACAAGTTTGGACTCTCCAAGACCAGCCCCTCAGATTAACAACTCATTTTTGAACCCTGGCAACaccaagaagaaaattttgCACGGCTCTTCAATTTCCATCCCAACTCTGAAAAAGGGTGTTACCTCTTCTCCAATCAATTATTCAGGTAATCAATCCACTTCTGCAAGGAGGCAATTTTTGAGCTGGTGTAGATCTCAAATGAAACTAGCACCTGGTGTTAAAGTGGATTCTGTTTTAGAGATGTTACTCTCTTTACCACCAAGCATGGATTCCAAGGAAATCATCTCTGATACTATCTACGCTAACAGTTCAGTGATGGAAGGTCGTTCCTTTGCATCAGAATTTATTAAAAGACGTATTGAATGCGAGAAATCATTGAATGATCCTTTAACATGGTCAGAAGCTCTTGCTCTTCCACAGGGAAGCGCTGATGATTGGGAATTCCAAGTTGTGAGTAAGAAAAAAGGTAAAAGGAACTAG
- the NPL4 gene encoding nuclear protein localization protein 4 (similar to uniprot|P33755 Saccharomyces cerevisiae YBR170C NPL4 Endoplasmic reticulum and nuclear membrane protein forms a complex with Cdc48p and Ufd1p that recognizes ubiquitinated proteins in the endoplasmic reticulum and delivers them to the proteasome for degradation) produces MLLRLRSKLGIHRVSCEGNDNFGSVIEKWANQLRLNVDPDSVSVSTQPGVSKLMTEIAHQGVESLGLRHGDMVTVEFKVLDTEEKNVSEKEMTNMTVSASTTSVPISSSHNKGSIRGKVKESALDIELEGETGLIPRSRSSLCRHGEKGMCEYCSPLPPWDKGYQDEHSIKHISFHAYLKQLDEVTNKKSSGSSYIPPLSEPNYEINLNCAGGHEPWPKGICSKCQPSAITLQQQSFRMVDHVEFQESELINQFIDSWRTTGMQRFGYLYGYYKRYDNVPLGIKAVVEAIWEPPQHDEQDGLTMDMDQVVKEVEDTDKLAREMGLERIGMIFTDLTDTGLGDGSVYCKRHKDSFFLSSLEVIMAAKHQLRHPNVSKFSETGLFSSRFVTCCISGNLNQEIDIATYQVSIEAEGLVEADLISGSTHPSQAYINETNDKRYVPEIFYTRKNEYNLTVKQNAKPAFPVDYLLVSLTHGFPKETDDDSTTTANTTTVFKTVAGFPWTNRQAMGQSQDYTELKRYVYKACTGNDLAELQAKLSNFHFLLYLHSIEVLNQQEWSLLIRTVTAPTLHEATEPLLNLINSPGWQTFVMILEQSM; encoded by the coding sequence ATGCTATTAAGATTGAGATCAAAACTTGGTATTCACCGTGTAAGTTGCGAAGGAAATGACAATTTTGGCAGTGTGATTGAAAAATGGGCAAACCAATTAAGACTTAATGTGGATCCTGACTCAGTTTCAGTAAGTACACAACCTGGCGTCTCCAAACTGATGACTGAGATAGCACACCAAGGTGTGGAATCACTTGGCTTGAGACATGGAGACATGGTGACAGTTGAATTCAAGGTTTTGGAcactgaagaaaagaatgttTCGGAGAAGGAAATGACCAATATGACTGTCTCCGCAAGCACAACGAGTGTTCCCATCAGTAGTAGCCACAACAAGGGATCAATAAGAGGCAAAGTCAAGGAATCTGCTTTAGATATAGAACTTGAGGGTGAGACTGGATTGATACCTCGTTCAAGATCATCACTTTGTAGACATGGAGAAAAGGGAATGTGTGAGTATTGCTCGCCATTGCCGCCTTGGGACAAAGGCTATCAAGATGAACACAGCATCAAACACATATCGTTCCATGCGTATTTGAAACAGCTAGACGAGGTTACCAACAAAAAATCCTCCGGTTCATCATACATTCCGCCCCTAAGTGAACCTAACTATGAGATAAATTTGAATTGTGCGGGTGGTCATGAGCCGTGGCCCAAAGGTATCTGCTCCAAATGTCAACCCTCTGCTATTACACTCCAACAGCAATCCTTTAGAATGGTAGACCATGTTGAATTTCAGGAGAGTGAATTGATTAACCAATTCATCGACTCTTGGAGAACCACTGGTATGCAAAGATTTGGTTATTTATACGGTTATTATAAAAGATACGATAACGTTCCATTGGGAATAAAGGCAGTGGTCGAGGCCATATGGGAACCGCCGCAACATGATGAACAAGATGGTCTTACCATGGATATGGACCAAGTCGTTAAAGAGGTAGAGGACACGGATAAACTTGCGCGCGAAATGGGTTTGGAAAGGATAGGTATGATATTCACTGATTTGACGGATACTGGGCTGGGAGATGGATCTGTGTATTGTAAAAGACATAAAGATTCATTTTTCCTCTCGTCACTTGAAGTGATCATGGCTGCTAAGCATCAGTTAAGACACCCCAACGTCAGTAAATTTAGCGAAACAGGATTATTCTCATCGAGGTTCGTAACTTGTTGCATCTCAGGAAATTTGAACCAAGAGATTGATATTGCTACGTACCAAGTAAGCATTGAAGCGGAAGGCTTAGTGGAAGCCGACCTAATTTCTGGATCTACACATCCCTCACAAGCATACATTAACGAAACAAACGACAAGAGATACGTACCGGAAATCTTCTACACTCGTAAAAACGAATACAATCTTACCGTCAAGCAAAACGCCAAACCTGCATTCCCAGTAGACTACCTATTGGTATCTTTGACTCATGGGTTTCCAAAGGAGACCGATGATGACAGTACCACCACCGCAAACACCACCACAGTATTCAAAACTGTAGCAGGGTTTCCATGGACCAACCGCCAAGCTATGGGCCAATCTCAGGACTACACTGAACTAAAGAGGTACGTCTACAAAGCATGCACCGGTAATGATCTCGCAGAGCTACAGGCAAAACTCTCCAATTTCCATTTCCTATTGTACCTGCATTCCATAGAAGTGTTGAATCAGCAGGAATGGTCGCTCCTCATCAGGACAGTGACCGCACCAACACTGCATGAAGCAACTGAACCTTTACTCAATCTCATCAACTCCCCAGGATGGCAGACCTTCGTCATGATCCTTGAGCAGTCAATGTAA
- the DPC25 gene encoding Dpc25p (similar to uniprot|Q02873 Saccharomyces cerevisiae YPL107W Hypothetical ORF), with protein sequence MIRIAPPLRNVRYIFTAKPVQMTFEGNTEGVYGSEEERMRSVFGGRLKGEPPRSTSRFLTSENMREIAGVKVPSKPIEPDNCCMSGCVNCVWELYNDDLKDWKSKKREAVKAISGTDEVWPADFHPPLKELDMKNVPKSLHKKKEKLEKMKKQPTSSLFPKRTTPLPQAVVEAKKRNALKKAKSHDTEQASDAALDMDDSEGWEHVPVFFKAFAEFEKKKKLEKEARRQVAASSNNEQ encoded by the coding sequence ATGATACGTATAGCACCACCTTTGAGAAATGTcagatatatatttacTGCCAAGCCAGTGCAAATGACTTTTGAGGGCAACACCGAGGGGGTATACGGAAGTGAGGAGGAAAGGATGAGATCTGTATTCGGGGGTAGACTTAAGGGCGAGCCTCCACGTTCTACTAGTAGGTTTTTGACCTCGGAGAATATGAGAGAGATAGCTGGAGTCAAGGTACCGTCCAAACCCATAGAACCAGACAACTGTTGCATGTCCGGTTGTGTCAATTGCGTTTGGGAATTATAcaatgatgatttgaaagattggaagtcaaaaaaaagagaggCAGTTAAAGCTATATCAGGTACTGATGAAGTGTGGCCTGCCGACTTCCATCCacctttgaaagaactgGATATGAAAAATGTCCCAAAATCGTTGCataaaaagaaggaaaagttagagaagatgaaaaagcAACCGACGAGTAGTCTATTTCCAAAGCGTACCACACCATTGCCACAGGCTGTTGTAGAAGCAAAAAAGCGTAATGCTCTGAAAAAGGCGAAAAGCCATGATACAGAGCAAGCCTCGGATGCTGCTTTAGACATGGATGATAGTGAGGGTTGGGAACATGTACCTGTATTCTTCAAAGCCTTTgcagaatttgaaaagaagaagaaacttgaGAAAGAGGCTAGACGACAGGTTGCGGCTAGTAGCAATAATGAACAGTAA
- the SWD3 gene encoding Swd3p (similar to uniprot|P38123 Saccharomyces cerevisiae YBR175W SWD3 Subunit of the COMPASS complex which methylates histone H3 on lysine 4 and is required in transcriptional silencing near telomeres): MCDLDSVSDLTLTLRMLQFDKQVLPASGKISTSCQISPDGELIAICQNTDMLVYEISSSKMMKLTTTHKECINCLCWSPDSKCIASGSEDFTVEITHIIYGRIRRLMGHTAPVISICYNNKGNILCSSSMDESIKEWHVLSGTALKTMSAHSDAVVSIDIPKFDSSILSSGSYDGLIRIFDTESGHCLKTLTYDKDWIAEDGVVPISTVKFSRNGKFLLVKSLDNVVKLWEYTRGTVVRTFLWPHQETKAKLKYNCGLELIYPQGKDPLVISGNDSGSMCVWNVYSKNLVQKIDEKHRNSPLISISASYDKVATLSLNGECNLFRVH, encoded by the coding sequence ATGTGTGATTTAGACTCGGTGTCTGATCTCACGCTAACCCTAAGGATgcttcaatttgataaacAGGTACTTCCTGCATCAGGAAAAATCAGTACTTCTTGTCAGATCTCACCAGATGGTGAATTGATCGCAATATGTCAGAACACTGACATGCTAGTATATGAGatttcatcatcgaaaatgatgaagttgaCTACAACACATAAGGAATGTATCAATTGCCTCTGCTGGTCTCCTGATTCCAAATGTATAGCTAGCGGGTCCGAAGATTTCACTGTAGAAATCACCCACATCATTTATGGTCGGATCCGTAGGTTGATGGGACATACTGCGCCTGTAATATCCATTTGTTATAATAATAAGGGAAACATACTCTGCTCCTCATCGATGGACGAAAGCATTAAGGAATGGCATGTGTTAAGTGGTACAGCATTAAAGACAATGTCTGCTCATTCTGATGCTGTTGTTTCTATTGATATCCCCAAATTTGACTCTAGCATTTTGAGCTCCGGTTCTTACGATGGATTGATTCGAATCTTCGATACAGAATCAGGTCattgtttgaaaacattgaCGTATGACAAGGATTGGATCGCAGAGGATGGTGTTGTTCCTATCTCTACCGTGAAATTTAGTAGAAATGGAAAGTTTCTGCTGGTAAAATCTCTAGATAACGTAGTCAAACTATGGGAGTACACGAGAGGAACAGTCGTACGAACTTTTCTATGGCCTCATCAAGAAACGAAAGCGAAATTAAAATATAACTGTGGACTTGAACTAATTTACCCACAAGGCAAGGATCCACTAGTCATCAGCGGAAATGATTCGGGATCAATGTGCGTCTGGAATgtttattcaaagaatttggtACAAAAAATCGACGAGAAACATCGAAATTCACCGCTAATATCAATTTCGGCTTCCTATGACAAGGTTGCAACCCTTTCACTAAACGGCGAATGTAATTTGTTCCGAGTACACTGA